In Aeromicrobium marinum DSM 15272, one genomic interval encodes:
- a CDS encoding RDD family protein codes for MSNLEVDVPVGLTLRQRRRDALGQDAVLFCLAFSAGAAVYAAARMVADGPDTFWSIGLSEGLVLSGLIAGEIFLLWNNGLRQGRRGHSIGKHRHRLRVVDAGTGRPTGPLRGLARGLVMVGLLDLALAAVPIGLPTVLRSLTPEPWRVGGFAYLALIVLIVPLLLPTDRGVADRVLRTRVEIASGAGAKTSPRRRTALRWLDVVAIGGVLAVTSAYIAFFWPLIWRVPSLW; via the coding sequence GTGAGCAATCTCGAGGTCGACGTCCCGGTCGGGCTCACGCTGCGGCAACGTCGACGCGACGCCCTCGGTCAGGACGCGGTCCTGTTCTGCCTGGCCTTCTCGGCGGGTGCTGCGGTCTACGCGGCCGCCCGGATGGTCGCCGACGGTCCTGACACGTTCTGGTCGATCGGCCTGTCGGAGGGCCTCGTGCTCAGCGGGCTGATCGCCGGCGAGATCTTCCTCCTCTGGAACAACGGTCTCCGGCAGGGCCGGCGCGGCCACAGCATCGGCAAGCACCGACACCGCCTGCGGGTCGTCGACGCCGGGACCGGCCGTCCGACGGGTCCGCTCCGCGGACTGGCCCGTGGGCTCGTGATGGTCGGTCTGCTCGACCTCGCGCTCGCCGCGGTGCCGATCGGTCTGCCCACCGTCCTCCGCTCGCTCACGCCCGAACCCTGGCGGGTCGGCGGATTCGCCTACCTCGCGCTGATCGTCCTCATCGTGCCGTTGTTGCTGCCGACCGACCGTGGGGTCGCCGACCGTGTCCTGCGCACCCGGGTCGAGATCGCCTCGGGGGCGGGCGCCAAGACGTCGCCGCGCCGGCGGACGGCCCTGCGGTGGCTCGACGTCGTGGCGATCGGCGGGGTCCTGGCGGTCACGAGCGCGTACATCGCCTTCTTCTGGCCCCTGATCTGGCGCGTTCCGTCCCTCTGGTAA
- a CDS encoding ribbon-helix-helix domain-containing protein, producing the protein MATQNVPLSEHGREYVAAVVESGEAKDAAEVVDFALRKMEADRRAHGAKVEAFREAVQTGLDDLDNGRFTAVAVEELPSFINGLSPRLSQGTPVQ; encoded by the coding sequence ATGGCCACGCAGAATGTCCCGCTCAGCGAGCACGGTCGAGAGTACGTTGCTGCTGTCGTCGAGAGCGGCGAGGCGAAGGACGCGGCCGAAGTCGTTGACTTCGCGCTCCGGAAGATGGAAGCGGACCGGCGAGCGCACGGCGCTAAGGTCGAGGCGTTCCGCGAGGCAGTTCAGACCGGGCTTGATGATCTGGACAACGGCCGGTTCACAGCCGTCGCGGTCGAGGAACTCCCCTCGTTCATCAACGGGCTGAGCCCACGTCTGTCCCAGGGCACGCCGGTGCAGTGA